The Mucilaginibacter yixingensis genome window below encodes:
- a CDS encoding TonB-dependent receptor, translating into MTGISATYAQQVTVSGVVTDSKKLPIPAASVLLKGTQQGTTTDLNGKFTIKASVGQVLTFKSVGFTDKDVAVGASHIINVTLEETNSQLNEVVVIGYGTQKKANVSGALATYHPENLDERPIARVDQALVGQLSGVNVKQNTGLPGKAFSVQVRGTGSLSGGNEPLYVIDGFPLSVSSQNSGGGFSTGNPLDNINPNDIEDIQVLKDAAAAAIYGSRASNGVVLITTKRGKTGKAKISYNGYTGYNAASKYLPMLNGDEWIDRATEMINAAYVKQYGSVGATANDDAATRRAKIGIGPTAINTAYMLDPRWAIPGHPGLQYVDWEHAIEQNGGVQNHELSASGGTDNVNYFLSGNYANQNGFIKGVGYQAYSARANVEVKASKDIKIGVNLAPSYSISQDPGVEGKDNIFHQAISYSPIQEDTTGLYANSFKNRQYTWSNSANSPVAKLENKIGETKKYRTLATIYAEWQIMDGLTLRSSVNSDNIDNTSRGYTPYTVSGTLDNRTFNASTNPNLGIGASGSYSTFRRQTFVNENTLTFNKTFNKVHSLNVLLGQSYNTDRTDNSSVSSVGGYNSVVVQTLNAAINTTGSTNSTKNVLVSYFGRVQYAFKDKYLLSASLREDGSSRFGANTKYGVFPSASLGWRVIDENFMKKAPVFSDLKLRVSYGVNGNNNIGDYGSIAQIGSSGYVLGSTPALATGQAPSNVVNPDLQWEQSQTVDAGVDFGFFGNRLTGSFDYYNKLNTKLLLQVPLPGTSGFTSYLSNAGSVRNVGEELELTSRNMIGKFQWSTTFNISHTANKVVSLSGGQQQIIIPNSFDVSDAILKVGYPINSIYVVKQIGFLTAADIANGAATYGSGETVGDPKYEDINHDGVITEADKQIVGHPNPNFTWGMTNTFRYKNFDLSVLIQGQNGGSIYSLLGRAITRTGQGFTDNAPEFYVNRWRSPTDQGAGRVSKAYSTFGFVANTDWLYSSDYYRIRDITVGYNLKGLIKSKAISAARLYCSMENFFGHDKYYGGFNVDAQNTAISSNSAYPEAGDYGGLPLAKSLIFGVNVTF; encoded by the coding sequence GTGACTGGAATAAGCGCGACTTATGCACAGCAAGTAACGGTATCGGGCGTGGTGACCGATTCCAAAAAATTGCCTATCCCTGCGGCATCGGTGTTGCTGAAAGGCACCCAGCAGGGTACTACCACAGATTTGAATGGTAAGTTTACCATTAAGGCCAGTGTTGGCCAGGTGCTTACTTTTAAATCTGTAGGCTTTACCGATAAGGATGTTGCCGTAGGCGCTTCTCACATTATTAACGTAACACTTGAAGAAACCAACTCTCAATTGAATGAAGTAGTGGTGATTGGTTACGGTACACAGAAAAAAGCCAATGTATCTGGCGCGCTTGCAACGTATCACCCTGAAAATCTGGATGAGCGCCCTATAGCACGTGTAGACCAGGCTTTGGTTGGCCAGTTATCAGGCGTTAACGTTAAGCAGAACACTGGTTTGCCAGGAAAAGCGTTTAGCGTTCAGGTGCGTGGTACCGGTTCATTAAGCGGCGGTAACGAGCCATTGTACGTTATTGACGGCTTTCCTCTTTCTGTATCTTCTCAAAACAGTGGTGGTGGCTTTTCAACAGGTAACCCTTTAGATAACATCAACCCTAATGATATTGAAGATATCCAGGTATTGAAGGATGCTGCTGCTGCCGCAATTTACGGTTCAAGAGCATCAAACGGTGTTGTATTGATTACTACCAAGAGAGGTAAAACCGGTAAAGCTAAAATTAGCTACAACGGTTATACCGGCTATAATGCGGCCAGTAAATACTTACCAATGCTTAACGGCGACGAGTGGATTGATCGCGCTACAGAAATGATCAATGCTGCGTACGTTAAACAATATGGGTCTGTAGGCGCTACAGCTAATGATGATGCGGCAACACGTCGCGCTAAAATTGGTATCGGTCCAACCGCAATCAATACAGCGTACATGCTTGATCCGCGTTGGGCAATTCCTGGACACCCCGGCTTGCAATACGTAGATTGGGAGCACGCCATTGAGCAAAACGGAGGGGTTCAAAATCATGAATTATCAGCAAGTGGCGGCACAGACAATGTTAATTACTTCTTATCTGGCAACTACGCAAATCAAAACGGATTTATCAAAGGTGTAGGCTATCAGGCATATTCTGCCAGGGCTAACGTAGAGGTTAAAGCATCAAAAGATATAAAAATAGGTGTTAACCTTGCGCCAAGCTATTCAATTAGCCAGGACCCAGGCGTAGAAGGTAAGGATAACATCTTCCATCAGGCCATTAGCTACTCTCCGATTCAGGAAGATACCACAGGACTTTATGCCAACTCATTTAAAAACAGGCAGTATACCTGGAGTAACTCAGCTAATAGCCCTGTTGCTAAACTAGAAAACAAAATAGGCGAGACCAAAAAGTACCGCACTCTGGCCACCATTTATGCCGAATGGCAAATTATGGACGGGTTGACTTTAAGAAGTTCAGTTAACTCTGATAATATTGATAATACCAGCCGCGGTTACACGCCTTACACTGTTTCCGGTACTTTAGATAACAGAACCTTTAACGCGTCAACCAATCCAAATCTTGGTATAGGTGCGTCAGGTTCTTACAGCACTTTCCGCAGACAAACGTTTGTGAACGAAAACACGTTGACCTTTAATAAAACCTTTAACAAGGTACATAGCTTAAACGTGTTATTAGGTCAGTCATACAACACAGATCGTACAGATAACTCATCAGTATCATCAGTTGGGGGTTATAACAGCGTTGTTGTACAAACATTAAACGCGGCTATAAATACTACTGGTAGCACCAACAGCACTAAAAATGTATTAGTGTCTTATTTTGGCCGTGTACAATATGCGTTTAAAGACAAATACCTGCTGTCTGCAAGTTTACGTGAAGACGGATCATCTCGTTTTGGTGCTAATACCAAATACGGTGTATTCCCTTCAGCATCATTGGGCTGGCGTGTAATAGACGAGAACTTTATGAAAAAAGCTCCTGTCTTCAGCGATCTGAAATTACGTGTAAGCTACGGTGTAAACGGTAATAACAATATTGGCGACTACGGTAGTATCGCTCAAATTGGTAGCAGTGGTTATGTGTTAGGCAGTACTCCTGCTTTAGCCACTGGCCAGGCTCCAAGTAACGTGGTTAACCCTGATTTGCAGTGGGAACAATCACAAACTGTTGATGCCGGTGTTGATTTTGGTTTCTTCGGTAACCGCTTAACAGGTTCTTTTGATTACTATAATAAGCTGAATACTAAACTCCTGTTGCAGGTTCCGCTGCCAGGAACATCAGGTTTTACAAGTTATTTAAGTAATGCTGGTTCGGTACGTAACGTAGGTGAGGAGTTGGAGCTGACCAGCCGCAACATGATTGGTAAATTTCAGTGGAGCACAACTTTTAACATCAGCCACACCGCAAACAAAGTTGTTTCGTTGTCTGGTGGTCAGCAACAGATCATCATTCCTAACTCTTTTGATGTAAGCGATGCTATTTTAAAAGTGGGTTACCCAATTAACAGTATTTATGTAGTAAAACAAATTGGTTTCTTAACTGCAGCTGATATTGCTAATGGTGCTGCTACTTATGGTTCAGGCGAAACAGTGGGCGATCCTAAATACGAGGATATCAACCATGACGGTGTAATTACCGAGGCTGATAAACAGATTGTAGGCCACCCTAACCCTAACTTTACCTGGGGTATGACCAACACCTTCCGTTACAAAAACTTTGACCTGAGCGTATTAATTCAGGGACAAAACGGTGGTAGCATTTATTCATTATTAGGTCGTGCAATTACCCGTACCGGTCAGGGCTTTACAGATAATGCTCCAGAGTTTTATGTAAACCGCTGGCGTTCACCAACAGATCAGGGTGCCGGTCGTGTAAGTAAAGCATACTCTACTTTTGGTTTCGTAGCTAATACAGACTGGTTGTATTCTTCAGATTACTATCGTATTCGTGATATTACTGTAGGTTATAATCTTAAGGGTTTAATTAAATCCAAAGCAATTTCTGCAGCACGCTTGTATTGTTCAATGGAAAACTTCTTCGGTCATGATAAATATTATGGCGGTTTCAACGTAGATGCACAAAATACAGCTATCAGTTCTAACAGTGCATATCCAGAAGCAGGCGATTACGGAGGTTTACCATTGGCTAAATCTCTAATCTTTGGTGTGAACGTAACCTTCTAA
- a CDS encoding glycosyl hydrolase, protein MNKKLKLAAFMACALSTYNGVAQVKWPAITHQTKPWARWWWEGSAVNKKDLTWNMENYKTAGLGGMEITPIYGVKGHESEFIQYLSPQWMDMLQHTLNEAKRLDMGIDLANATGWPFGGPWVTNEDASKEMFTKTFDVKAGSKLTDAVVYVQQPLIRSDGVAPKIADLKEPIASNKNLQLMALDQVRFEKKVPLAVLMAYNDKGQSLNLTSKVDANGSLDWTAPTGSDWKLYAIFQGFHGKMVERAAPGGEGFVIDHFSKPALAHYLDRFDQAFKGHDISGIRAFFNDSYEVDDARGQSNFTPLLFDEFAKRRGYDLRDHLPALFGNGDKETANRVLCDYRETISDMLLDNFTKPWESWAKSKNAIIRNQSHGSPANILDLYAAIDIPETEGNDILAFKPAVSAAHVTGKPLASSESATWLADHFLSSLGDVKQSIDKYILGGVNHIFYHGIAYSPQNAPWPGWLFYASVHFTPANPEWGDFSTLNNYIARIQSFMQSGKPDDDVLIYYPIFDSFSEAGNLNAGLLKHYAALRPDFSGTGFAKASEEMLAKGYTFDMISDRQIANVQPSAGKLLTGGIAYKTIMLADCKYIPLSTMTQVVNMAKAGATVVIHGKLPEDVPGFGQLDQRRAAFKALLGTLNFTQGNDGVKVATVGKGKFLMSDDLNALLTIAGLKREQMTDSGLQFNRRTFENGDSYFVVNKSDKAINGWVPLSVKAASVALFDPMAKKMGLAQVKQANGQANVYLQLQPGESCLLQTSPTALTGSPYSYYQSAGDAIAVEGNWKIDFVKGGPSLPAAITTDKLKSWTELGGDDAKAFSGTADYTISFNKPQNNAAMMQLDLGTVYGSAEVYLNGVKLATLLGPQYKVDIPAAALKPVNTLKVSVANLMANRAIYMDKHNMPYRIFYNTNFPAHGRDSRGADGLFTAANWDPKPSGIVGPVHLVPLKKVSNP, encoded by the coding sequence ATGAATAAAAAATTAAAACTTGCTGCCTTTATGGCCTGTGCATTGAGCACCTACAACGGTGTGGCGCAGGTAAAATGGCCGGCTATTACGCATCAAACCAAGCCGTGGGCGCGTTGGTGGTGGGAGGGCAGTGCCGTTAATAAAAAGGACCTGACCTGGAACATGGAGAACTACAAAACCGCCGGTTTGGGCGGTATGGAAATTACGCCGATTTATGGTGTTAAAGGCCATGAGAGTGAGTTTATCCAGTACCTGTCGCCACAATGGATGGATATGCTGCAGCATACCCTTAACGAGGCCAAACGCCTCGACATGGGTATTGACCTGGCCAATGCTACCGGCTGGCCTTTTGGTGGCCCATGGGTAACTAATGAGGACGCCAGTAAAGAAATGTTTACCAAAACGTTTGATGTTAAGGCAGGCAGCAAGCTAACAGATGCGGTGGTGTATGTGCAACAACCATTGATCCGTTCTGACGGTGTTGCCCCTAAAATTGCCGACCTGAAAGAGCCCATTGCCAGCAATAAAAACCTGCAGTTGATGGCGCTTGACCAGGTGCGTTTTGAAAAGAAAGTCCCGCTGGCGGTGTTGATGGCCTATAATGATAAAGGTCAGTCGCTAAACCTGACCAGTAAAGTTGATGCCAACGGTAGCCTGGATTGGACGGCTCCAACTGGTAGCGACTGGAAGCTGTATGCCATTTTCCAGGGCTTCCATGGTAAAATGGTGGAGCGTGCGGCGCCAGGCGGCGAGGGTTTTGTGATTGATCACTTCTCAAAGCCAGCATTAGCACATTATTTAGATCGTTTTGATCAGGCATTTAAAGGGCATGATATCAGCGGTATCCGCGCTTTCTTTAATGACTCCTACGAGGTTGACGATGCCCGAGGCCAATCAAACTTTACACCTTTACTATTTGACGAGTTTGCCAAACGCCGTGGTTATGATCTGCGCGATCATCTGCCGGCGCTGTTTGGCAATGGCGACAAGGAAACGGCTAACCGAGTGTTGTGCGATTATCGCGAGACGATATCGGATATGTTGCTCGATAACTTTACCAAGCCGTGGGAGAGTTGGGCGAAATCCAAAAACGCCATTATCAGAAACCAGTCGCACGGCTCGCCTGCAAATATTCTGGATCTGTATGCAGCTATAGATATTCCGGAAACCGAGGGGAATGATATCTTGGCATTTAAACCAGCTGTTTCAGCAGCACACGTTACGGGTAAACCACTGGCGTCGTCAGAGTCGGCTACCTGGCTGGCAGATCACTTCTTATCATCATTGGGCGATGTGAAGCAGTCGATAGATAAATACATTCTGGGTGGCGTTAATCATATTTTCTACCATGGTATTGCTTATTCGCCACAAAATGCGCCATGGCCGGGATGGCTGTTCTATGCATCGGTGCACTTCACCCCGGCAAATCCGGAGTGGGGCGATTTCTCGACACTGAACAATTACATTGCCCGCATCCAATCATTTATGCAATCAGGCAAGCCAGACGATGATGTGCTGATCTATTATCCAATTTTTGATAGCTTTTCTGAAGCCGGCAATCTTAACGCTGGTTTGTTGAAGCATTACGCGGCCCTTCGTCCAGACTTTAGCGGTACTGGCTTTGCCAAAGCTTCGGAAGAGATGCTGGCCAAAGGTTATACTTTCGATATGATCTCAGATCGTCAGATTGCTAACGTACAACCATCAGCAGGCAAACTGCTAACCGGTGGTATTGCCTACAAAACCATCATGCTGGCCGATTGCAAATACATCCCGCTTAGTACTATGACCCAGGTGGTAAATATGGCTAAAGCTGGTGCAACAGTTGTGATTCATGGTAAGTTACCAGAGGATGTGCCAGGGTTTGGTCAGTTAGATCAGCGTAGAGCGGCTTTCAAAGCATTGCTAGGCACGTTGAATTTCACCCAGGGTAACGACGGGGTAAAAGTGGCAACCGTAGGCAAAGGTAAATTCCTGATGTCTGACGATTTGAACGCGTTGCTGACCATTGCTGGTCTTAAACGCGAGCAAATGACCGATAGCGGCCTGCAGTTTAACCGCCGTACTTTTGAGAATGGCGATAGCTACTTTGTGGTGAACAAAAGTGATAAAGCCATAAACGGATGGGTGCCTCTGAGCGTAAAAGCAGCATCAGTAGCCTTGTTTGACCCAATGGCGAAAAAAATGGGACTTGCCCAGGTGAAACAGGCTAACGGGCAGGCTAACGTATATCTGCAACTGCAGCCCGGCGAGAGCTGTTTGCTGCAAACATCGCCTACTGCGCTAACAGGTAGCCCATATAGCTATTATCAGTCAGCTGGTGATGCCATTGCTGTTGAGGGGAACTGGAAGATTGACTTTGTAAAAGGAGGTCCTTCATTGCCCGCGGCTATCACGACAGACAAGCTGAAATCATGGACGGAGCTTGGTGGCGACGATGCTAAAGCTTTCTCGGGCACGGCAGACTATACCATCAGCTTCAATAAGCCACAGAATAATGCCGCTATGATGCAGCTTGATTTGGGCACGGTTTACGGTAGCGCAGAGGTGTATCTGAACGGTGTTAAGCTGGCTACATTGCTTGGTCCGCAGTATAAGGTTGACATTCCTGCGGCGGCGTTAAAACCGGTTAATACATTGAAGGTAAGTGTGGCCAACCTGATGGCTAACCGTGCCATTTATATGGATAAGCACAATATGCCTTATCGCATATTCTATAACACTAACTTCCCGGCGCACGGACGCGATTCTCGTGGCGCAGACGGCCTGTTTACCGCTGCTAACTGGGATCCGAAGCCATCCGGAATTGTGGGTCCGGTACACTTAGTCCCGCTAAAAAAAGTGTCAAATCCTTAA
- a CDS encoding sialate O-acetylesterase: MSFNQHKLSTLKTAFAFLIALACGTTTALAKVKLPAIITDGMVLQQKSNVTLWGWASPGEKLSISASWMKGGVNAIADAKGEWKVKLKTIAAGGPYTITFKGNNSIVINNVLLGEVWFCSGQSNMKFTMGKGTANWQNGVNNMEEEIAKADYPKIRQFTAKEVISDTLSKDTEGHWMDCTPQNAAQFSAVAYYYAREIYKKTGFPVGLICSYWGGTPAESWTSRNALLANDDLKQIVTRYEDGLQHFDELTQKYKAAYNQWQQDTAVAKKQHVKLPAKPAAPIGMHSNVAPYKLYNGMIAPIEAYTVKGVIWYQGESNATRAYQYRKLFPAMIKSWREERHDTNLPFYFVQVSPHYTENGVIRESQLIAWQSLPHTGMVVTTDNGDSTNIHPRNKELVGSRLALWAFKNEYGFKDVVPSGPLYKSMKAEGNSIRLNFDYTDGGLKAKDGDLKEFTIAGDDHVFHTAQARIEGNSVVVSSPLVAKPVAVRFAYRAIPLPNFYNGAGLPATPFRTDNWPVETQNVN, from the coding sequence ATGTCTTTTAATCAGCATAAATTATCTACCCTAAAAACGGCTTTTGCCTTTTTGATTGCCTTAGCATGCGGTACAACTACTGCGCTGGCCAAGGTAAAACTACCCGCTATTATTACCGATGGCATGGTGTTGCAGCAAAAATCAAACGTTACACTTTGGGGCTGGGCATCGCCCGGTGAGAAATTGAGCATATCAGCCTCATGGATGAAAGGCGGAGTAAATGCCATTGCGGATGCCAAAGGCGAGTGGAAGGTTAAACTGAAAACAATAGCCGCCGGTGGTCCTTATACCATTACATTCAAAGGGAATAACAGCATCGTTATTAATAATGTATTGCTGGGCGAAGTTTGGTTCTGCTCGGGTCAGTCTAACATGAAGTTTACCATGGGCAAGGGCACGGCTAACTGGCAAAATGGAGTGAACAATATGGAAGAGGAAATTGCCAAGGCCGATTATCCAAAGATCAGACAGTTCACTGCAAAGGAAGTAATCTCAGACACGCTGAGCAAAGATACCGAAGGCCACTGGATGGATTGCACGCCACAGAATGCAGCGCAATTTTCAGCAGTTGCTTATTACTATGCTCGCGAGATTTATAAAAAGACAGGTTTTCCTGTTGGGTTGATCTGCTCTTATTGGGGCGGCACTCCGGCGGAATCATGGACTAGCCGCAATGCGCTCTTGGCTAATGATGACCTGAAACAAATAGTTACCCGTTACGAAGACGGTCTGCAACACTTTGACGAACTAACGCAAAAATATAAAGCTGCCTATAACCAATGGCAACAAGATACAGCCGTTGCCAAAAAGCAGCATGTAAAATTGCCCGCTAAGCCAGCTGCACCTATTGGCATGCACAGCAACGTGGCACCGTACAAATTATACAATGGCATGATTGCCCCTATAGAGGCTTACACTGTTAAAGGAGTGATCTGGTATCAGGGCGAGAGTAACGCCACCCGGGCTTATCAATACAGAAAACTGTTCCCGGCAATGATTAAAAGCTGGCGAGAGGAACGTCACGATACCAATCTGCCGTTTTATTTTGTGCAGGTATCTCCGCATTATACCGAGAACGGCGTGATTCGCGAGTCGCAGCTAATTGCCTGGCAAAGTTTGCCGCATACCGGCATGGTGGTGACTACGGATAACGGCGACTCGACTAACATCCATCCGCGTAATAAGGAACTGGTGGGTTCGCGCTTGGCTTTGTGGGCGTTTAAAAACGAATACGGTTTTAAAGATGTAGTGCCATCGGGCCCGCTTTATAAATCAATGAAAGCTGAGGGTAATAGCATCCGTCTAAACTTTGATTATACAGATGGCGGCCTGAAAGCAAAAGACGGCGATTTGAAGGAGTTTACCATAGCTGGTGATGATCATGTATTCCACACAGCACAGGCCCGTATTGAGGGGAATAGTGTTGTGGTGAGTAGTCCGCTGGTTGCCAAGCCTGTGGCTGTGCGCTTTGCCTACCGGGCTATCCCACTGCCTAACTTTTATAATGGGGCCGGTTTACCCGCTACCCCATTCCGTACCGACAATTGGCCGGTGGAAACTCAGAACGTAAACTAA
- a CDS encoding RagB/SusD family nutrient uptake outer membrane protein codes for MKKIILSTIAAAVLLSACNKELNQVPISTSTTATFYKQPSDFLQGVSAAYSALHNYPVRLANLSEIRSDNIYGVSVTVRDWDPINDFSPSLPANAYVEEAWQADFNGIFKCNAVLDQLKTNGSIVGSTALANRLQAEAQFLRAFYYFDLVRYFGKLPVVDHVLTAAESNSVGQSSVADVYKLIIADLQYAISILPTAYTGTDVGRATKYSAEGLLAEVYMARSGPTYGIEGPGLNSNEWNTALPLLNDIINSGQFTFNTNYANIFSYSNQSPQASGNREAVFDVMYTSGISGSSDLYGASYPWTLAPNGYFSGPLKDNKSNGSLEIIPVSNNLVSSYAAADVRKAVTVFTAGYTGSNGSVENRPFFKKWLDVTKIPTASRFDWGINFIAIRYTDILMLKAECILHGATGTQADVDGIVNQVRNRAGLTPTANVTLDQLFDERRREFADEGSRWFDLQRSGNLLTIMNAWRAIDDPNGAIKPVVANYIIYPVPQSQLNAAPGLYTQNPGY; via the coding sequence ATGAAAAAAATAATTTTATCCACTATAGCAGCTGCGGTACTATTATCGGCTTGTAATAAAGAGCTGAACCAGGTACCCATCTCCACATCAACAACGGCGACTTTTTATAAGCAGCCAAGTGATTTTTTGCAGGGTGTAAGCGCGGCTTACAGCGCCTTGCACAACTACCCGGTAAGACTGGCCAACTTGTCTGAAATTCGCTCAGATAATATTTATGGTGTATCTGTAACCGTGCGTGACTGGGACCCTATCAACGATTTTTCTCCAAGCTTACCGGCAAATGCCTATGTAGAGGAAGCTTGGCAGGCAGATTTTAACGGTATTTTTAAATGTAATGCAGTTTTAGATCAGCTTAAAACCAACGGAAGCATTGTGGGTTCAACAGCGCTGGCTAATCGCTTACAGGCTGAAGCTCAGTTTTTACGCGCTTTTTACTACTTTGATTTAGTGCGTTACTTTGGTAAACTGCCGGTGGTAGATCATGTGCTTACTGCAGCTGAGTCTAATTCGGTAGGCCAAAGTTCTGTAGCTGACGTATATAAACTGATTATTGCTGATTTACAGTACGCTATCTCAATCCTTCCAACCGCTTACACCGGTACAGATGTAGGCAGAGCTACCAAATACTCTGCTGAAGGCTTGCTGGCTGAAGTTTATATGGCACGTTCCGGCCCTACCTATGGTATTGAAGGTCCTGGTTTAAATTCAAACGAGTGGAATACTGCGCTTCCATTGTTAAATGATATCATTAATAGTGGTCAGTTTACGTTTAATACCAACTACGCAAATATCTTCTCTTACTCAAATCAAAGCCCTCAGGCCAGCGGTAACCGCGAAGCTGTATTTGATGTAATGTACACCAGCGGTATCAGCGGTAGTTCTGATCTGTACGGCGCATCATATCCGTGGACACTTGCTCCAAATGGTTACTTTAGCGGTCCGTTAAAAGACAACAAATCAAACGGAAGCCTGGAAATTATCCCTGTATCTAATAACCTTGTAAGTAGCTATGCAGCGGCAGATGTACGTAAAGCTGTAACTGTATTTACTGCAGGTTATACAGGTTCTAATGGTAGCGTTGAAAATCGCCCGTTCTTTAAAAAATGGCTGGATGTTACGAAAATTCCAACTGCAAGCCGTTTTGATTGGGGAATTAACTTTATAGCTATCCGCTATACAGATATCCTGATGCTCAAAGCAGAATGTATTTTGCATGGCGCAACTGGTACTCAGGCTGATGTTGACGGTATTGTCAACCAGGTACGTAACAGGGCTGGTTTAACTCCAACTGCCAACGTTACCTTGGATCAGCTTTTTGACGAGCGTCGTCGCGAGTTTGCGGATGAAGGCTCTCGTTGGTTTGATTTACAGCGTAGCGGTAACCTGCTTACCATCATGAACGCGTGGAGGGCAATTGACGATCCAAACGGTGCTATTAAGCCGGTTGTAGCCAATTACATCATTTATCCAGTGCCACAATCGCAGTTAAATGCGGCTCCGGGCCTGTATACACAAAATCCTGGTTATTAA